DNA from Candidatus Atribacteria bacterium:
GGAGAAACAGAAGAGGACTTTATGGATACTTTAAATGCTTTTAAGGAAATACAATTTGACGAAGCCTATACTTTTATTTATTCTAATAGAGAAAATGCGATTGCTTCACAATTCCCGGTTCAAATTCCTTTAGAGATCAAAAAAGAAAGATTATGGAAACTCATTGATTTACAGAAGGAAATATCCGCCAGGATTAATAAAAGACTTGAAGGAAAAACATTCGAAATTTTGGTGGATAAACAATCTACAAAAAATATTGCAAATCAATTTTCCGGAAGAACAGATAACAATAAAACCATGGTATTCACCAGTCAAAAAGATTTATTGGGAAAATTAGTTAAAATTAAAACAATAAACTCAAGCCCCTGGACTTTATACGGAGAACTAATTGAAAAATGAATAATAAAGATAATAATTTACTTATTTTATTAGGTCCCACCGGAGTAGGTAAAACAGATATTTCTATTAAATTAGCTCAGAAAGTACCTAATATTGAAATAATATCTGCCGATTCAATGCAAATATATAAATATATGGATATAGGAACTGCTAAACCTGATAAAAGTATATTAAATAGCATAAAACACCACATGATAAATATTGTTGACCCTGCAGAGAATTTTGACGCAAGCCAGTACAGCAAGTTAGCTGAAAAAATAATACAAGATGTTTTCAAGAGAGGCAAAATACCGATATTAGTGGGTGGTTCCGGTCTTTATATTTCTTCAATCATTTATCCTCTTTTTGCAGGACCTGCCAAGAATAGCGAGTACAGAGAAACCCTGGAAGAAGAGGCAAAAATATACGGTAAAAACTATTTACATAATAAATTAGCCGCAATAGATCCGATATCTGCTTCAAAGATTAAATCCAATGATTTAAGAAGGACAATTAGAGCTCTGGAAGTTTTTAAGTCTACCGGTAAAACCATCTCTTCCCTACAAAAAGAATCTTCTGTTATTAATACAAAATTTAGCTACCAAATTATCGGATTTAGAAGGGATAGAGAGAATCTCTATCAAAGAATTAATTTGAGAACTGATCAGATGATAAAAAAGGGATTTATCGAAGAAGTAAAAAGTTTAATAGACATGGGTTATAAACAAGACTTAAATTCAATGCAGGGTTTAGGGTATAATCAAATCTATAAGTATCTCACCAGTGTATATAGCAAAGAAGAGGCTATTGATTTAGTAAAAATAGAAACCCGTCATTACGCCAAAAGACAAATGACCTGGTTTAAAAATAAATTAGAAGATGTTGAATGGATAGATTTAGATAAAGATCACGAAAATAAAGTAATTTTAAAGATACAAAATAAGATAAATAAGTTAGTAACCAAATAAGTTAAAAAAACAGGTGTTCCAATATTAAATTCGAAAATTTACAAAAAGATCTTTTAGAAAGGAAATTAAAGAAAATAATTCTAATATGAAAAAAGTTGGGATAGATATTGGTTCCAATAACCTTAAAGCAGTTGTCATAGATGGGAAAAATATGGTTTTTTACCTAAAAAAATTAGAAGGAAAACCAAACTTTACATTTAAGAAAATATTGGATGAAATTATGATAAAACTTGGCAACGAAGCCTATCTCGGTGTAACCGGGATTAATTCAATTTCTTTATCGGATGTTTTAGACGAAAAACATTTAATCAATGAATCAATTGCAGCTAAAGGTGGTATTTCCTATCTTGGACTAAACATTAAGGAAAATGAAAAATTTTCAGTTATTGATGTTGGAGCTTCAAACCAGAGATGTTATGAATTTGGAATAGATAAAAATAGTGAAAAGATAATTTTAGAACAACATTATTTACAAAATAAATGTGGTGCTGGCTCAGGTTTGTTACTTGAGCATATGGCAAAAAGATTTAAATATGGTTCAATAGAGGAATTGTCTAATATAGCTAATCAAACTGAAAGAACCATAAGGCTTTCTGCGAAATGTGGTGTTTTCCGTGAATCTGATGTGGTTCACCAGCAGCAAAAAGGAACACCAAAAGAGGTATTGGCAGCCTCACTTTATAAAGCTTCTGCTGATAGTTTTAAAAGCATCCTTTC
Protein-coding regions in this window:
- the miaA gene encoding tRNA (adenosine(37)-N6)-dimethylallyltransferase MiaA; this translates as MNNKDNNLLILLGPTGVGKTDISIKLAQKVPNIEIISADSMQIYKYMDIGTAKPDKSILNSIKHHMINIVDPAENFDASQYSKLAEKIIQDVFKRGKIPILVGGSGLYISSIIYPLFAGPAKNSEYRETLEEEAKIYGKNYLHNKLAAIDPISASKIKSNDLRRTIRALEVFKSTGKTISSLQKESSVINTKFSYQIIGFRRDRENLYQRINLRTDQMIKKGFIEEVKSLIDMGYKQDLNSMQGLGYNQIYKYLTSVYSKEEAIDLVKIETRHYAKRQMTWFKNKLEDVEWIDLDKDHENKVILKIQNKINKLVTK